The proteins below come from a single Faecalibaculum rodentium genomic window:
- a CDS encoding nitroreductase family protein yields the protein MNSIFHRRSIRQFTPEVPDNGQIEQILKAAMAAPTACDDRQYQFYVVLDPEIRQALAQTSPYARCAAAAPAVIVPCFEDGAGYAPEYIPVNMGIVCENLMLEADDLGLGTVFLGIYPEQDRMEAVRKVLQLPEGLTPFALIPVGHPAAVPADKDKFDPDRIHWIGRQK from the coding sequence ATGAACAGCATTTTTCATCGACGGTCCATCCGTCAGTTTACCCCCGAAGTGCCGGACAACGGGCAGATTGAACAGATCCTGAAAGCCGCCATGGCTGCGCCGACAGCCTGTGACGACCGGCAGTATCAGTTTTATGTGGTCCTGGATCCTGAAATCCGGCAGGCGCTTGCACAGACATCGCCCTATGCCCGCTGCGCCGCAGCTGCACCTGCAGTGATTGTTCCCTGTTTTGAAGACGGGGCAGGGTACGCGCCGGAATACATCCCGGTGAACATGGGAATCGTCTGCGAGAACCTGATGCTGGAAGCCGATGATCTGGGCCTGGGCACCGTGTTTCTGGGCATTTATCCCGAACAGGACCGCATGGAAGCCGTGCGCAAGGTCCTGCAGCTGCCGGAAGGACTGACTCCGTTTGCGCTGATCCCTGTGGGTCACCCCGCTGCGGTTCCGGCAGACAAAGACAAATTCGATCCGGACAGAATTCACTGGATCGGCCGGCAGAAATGA
- the msrB gene encoding peptide-methionine (R)-S-oxide reductase MsrB has product MNDTEKQNAIQALTPLQRAVTQEGATERPFTGQYDDFFEPGIYVDPVDGVPLFSSADKYNSGCGWPAFSKPVSSSALRTKTDLSHGMVRTEVRSSSADSHLGHVFPDGPAASGGLRYCINSAALRFIPESQMEKEGYGNWLPLVHRQ; this is encoded by the coding sequence ATGAATGATACAGAAAAACAGAATGCGATTCAGGCGCTGACACCGCTGCAGAGAGCTGTCACGCAGGAAGGCGCTACAGAGCGTCCTTTCACAGGTCAATACGATGACTTCTTCGAGCCTGGGATCTATGTGGATCCCGTGGACGGCGTGCCCTTGTTTTCCTCCGCGGATAAATACAACTCCGGATGCGGCTGGCCCGCCTTCAGCAAACCGGTCTCTTCATCGGCTCTTCGAACAAAAACAGACTTGTCCCACGGTATGGTGCGCACGGAGGTCCGCAGTTCCTCTGCCGATTCTCATCTGGGGCATGTGTTCCCGGATGGACCCGCTGCATCGGGAGGACTGCGCTACTGCATCAATTCCGCTGCACTGCGTTTCATACCCGAATCGCAGATGGAGAAAGAAGGCTATGGAAACTGGCTTCCCCTGGTTCACCGGCAGTGA
- a CDS encoding CDP-alcohol phosphatidyltransferase family protein → MKLQWEKIVTWPNLITSIRIAGAVALIWILPFSPLFYGVYLICGLSDGLDGMVARLTKQTSDFGRLLDSVADLILYSVTFLKILPAMVSLLSRWIWVWLAAAVILRLMVYILIAVKFRKFAATHTWLDKLSSILVFLVPFTIIPGYGDWGCGLALLAATAASLEELLMFGASSAYDPGRRSLFQTKCGYPKCSSSAADGQQGTEA, encoded by the coding sequence GTGAAGCTGCAGTGGGAAAAAATTGTTACGTGGCCCAATCTGATCACCAGCATCCGGATTGCCGGGGCAGTTGCCCTGATCTGGATCCTCCCTTTTTCACCGCTGTTCTATGGTGTGTATCTGATCTGCGGACTGAGCGACGGACTGGATGGCATGGTGGCCAGACTCACAAAACAGACATCGGATTTTGGCAGACTCCTGGACAGCGTGGCGGATCTGATCCTGTACTCAGTCACGTTTCTGAAAATACTTCCCGCCATGGTGAGTCTGCTCTCCCGCTGGATTTGGGTATGGCTGGCTGCAGCGGTGATCCTGCGGCTGATGGTTTACATTCTGATTGCAGTCAAATTCCGGAAGTTTGCCGCTACCCATACCTGGCTGGACAAACTCAGTTCGATCCTCGTATTCCTCGTGCCGTTCACCATCATCCCCGGCTATGGAGACTGGGGATGCGGACTGGCACTGCTTGCCGCAACCGCTGCATCTCTGGAAGAACTGCTGATGTTCGGGGCAAGTTCTGCCTATGACCCGGGACGCAGGTCACTGTTTCAGACAAAATGCGGGTACCCAAAATGCAGTTCATCAGCCGCAGACGGACAGCAGGGAACTGAAGCCTGA